In bacterium, the sequence TCGAGTACTCCGGCCGGGGCGACATCTCCTACGAGTACCTGTCGGAGAACGATCTGGGCCACATGGAACAAAAGGAAGCCCAGCTTCCGGCCTGGATGGGCTACGCCCTGTGGGATGATTTGGAGAAAAACGACGTCTGGGAGCTCGTGTCCGACGAGAGCGTCTCGATGGAGGGACACTCGACGTACGTTATCGAGTTGCGCCTGGGCGACCGCCGGAACGAGTTCAATATCTACGCCCCGGATTTCCACCGGGATAAGCGCTACCAGCACGTGGTCAAGGCCATCCAGGACTTCTATTGATCGGTCGAGAGTGTGGACAAAGAGGGTGCCGGGCACCCTCTTTTTTTAGGAATCCTCCGGCTCTACTCGGGGGCGATCCAGCCCACGTTGCCGTCGGCCCGCCGGTAGATGACGTTGAGCTTGTCGGTGCCGGCGTTGGTGAAGACGTAAAATTCCGCGTTCAGGAGGTCCATCTGCATCACGGCCTCGTCGAGGCTCATCGGTTTGACCATGTGCCGTTCGGTCTGAATGATCCGGCGCTCGTGCTCCTCGAGCTCGCCGGCGTCGGGCTCCAGGAGCTCGTGGGTCACGGCGGGGAGATCCTCCTCCTTCACGGGGGCGTGCCGGTGCTTGCGGCTCGCGAGCTTATCCTTGTACCGACTGACCTGCCGGTCTATCTTGTCCACGGCCTGGTCGATGGAGGTGTACATGTCGCCCGTCTCCCCTTCGCCGCGCATGTTGACGTTGTTGACATTGATGTTGACCTCGGCGCGGTTGCGGTATTTCTCGGCGGCCAGGACGACGTTGACGTCCATGACGCGGTCGAAGTGGCGGCGGATGCGGGCCAGCTTCTCCTCCAGATAGCGGTGGACGGCG encodes:
- the raiA gene encoding ribosome-associated translation inhibitor RaiA, producing MRISVVGRNYEVSDAVHRYLEEKLARIRRHFDRVMDVNVVLAAEKYRNRAEVNINVNNVNMRGEGETGDMYTSIDQAVDKIDRQVSRYKDKLASRKHRHAPVKEEDLPAVTHELLEPDAGELEEHERRIIQTERHMVKPMSLDEAVMQMDLLNAEFYVFTNAGTDKLNVIYRRADGNVGWIAPE